CTCGCGTCTATCAGCAGCATTGGATTCGGTTTGTATTACCTGCTTTGTACAGTTAAAGGGATAAAGTAATGGATTGTTGGacaaaaaaataagattaaaaaagaggaaattttatttgaacccacctaacttctttttacacccaacttaaattttaaatgtgaagTTTCTTTTTTACCTTATTACAAAATTACCATAAGGTACAAGttaaaattaactataaaactaaaatttatcaataaacccacaccTTATATTACTATCACACAATCTTTCTCTCATGTTCTATTTTGCCTAAAATCCTAGAATGCTCTCAGATAAAATAAGCTATTTTTGGTTGTgcaagttttgtttttcaattaattCTACATTAACTCCGTTTGTAAGATTTGAAGGCATAAACTCACTAGAATCTAGACAAAGTAAAAGTGGAAGACTAGATGATCATCGgtaaaatatttcttttttcttcgaGTGCACGTTCGTGTCTCTCTTGGTACAGCTTGATAGGCAAAGTTTATATGCTTTCGTTGGAGTTGTACTAATATTTTTTGGTTATGTCTGTAAAATTGTAGAATTGGTGATTTTATTGATATATCTTTGTACATCGAATACAATGATTTATACAAATAGCTGTAAACTATTCTAGGTAAAAGAATCCTAATTGGGGATTATGTTCAGAGTGGGATTGTGATAGATTCATTTTCTGAACCTTTAATATACTGTGATTTGGTTAGTTGTGTTGCTCTTTAATCTCCGAACTTTAAAATCCTAGCTTTATTTCGTAGTAGCAATGGGGGATCAGAACTTTATTCATTTAAACCATTTCAGTTTGTCTGTTGTTCTTCTCGCTTCCGAAACTTGCCTTGCTTTTGTTCGAAATTTTGGCATGATTAATCCGCCATTCCGGGTTCATATAAATTGGATTGATAATGGTATGCTGTTTCTTTTATCTAACTAGTCCGAATTCAGTTTTAGcttcaaaagattcaaaacctAGTCCCCAATATTGTTTTTGCCTGCCACTTAGtcttacggtctagtgatatttctattcacttgtaaatgagaagtcttaggtttgattctctccaaagacaaatttgaaccacattattgctatcccattgtaaggctaagcccaccccttccccttagtgtagataatatcgattgttcaaaaaaaaaaaagattgtttCTGCTTGTTATTGTCCACATGGACAATTCAACGattttaaattctgataaatttGTGTTTGATGCTAAGAGTGGTGTGTTCTTGCAAAGCGACGgaagattgaaaaaaaaatatgatggaTATGTTGAGGACGAAAAAAGTTTCAGAGGAGAGAATgtatgctttgttttattttttatttttttgaatgagTGTAAAGATAATTTTACATATTGATTGGGTTTGTGAGTgtagtttaggtagtaaatttaggtttaaagagatattgatagtttaattaaaaataatatagatGTATAGAGTAAATTATGTGTAAAAACAGATTAtgtgagtttaaataaaatttccattaaaaaaatgtttgggTTCCCATCCCGTCTGTCCCCTCTCTCATCTCATCTGGGAAAGGAAGAAGGGTGGAAAAGCAGAACTCTTCCATTTGCTTCCACAGATTTCTCGAGCTCTCTCCCAAGCCGGAACCCTAGCCTCCGCAAGCGAATCAGGTTCGTCTCTCGCTCTATCTcgctctcacatttttttttcaatttgggaCGTGCTGTCTTCTCCTTTTCCATCTCCATCTCTGCGCAACTTGCCAAATTTCACCTCGGAACCTTCCACCCTGTCGTTTTTTTATCCGCATCAGTGGCTTCTTTTTGGTTAGCAGAGGGACGACTATTCAAGGATTCACCAGATCATTTGTGCTTCAGGTGTATAATTTTAAGTCTTCCTTTTGATTTTCTATTGATGAGAGTTATGATTTTTTGTGTGATGTGAAGGTTAAATGTGTTGGAAACTAAAATTacacattttgttttgtttggattttaGGCAAGAATCACTCACCAAGACATTGCAGGGCATGATGGTACAATTCGGACTAGGGATATGCAGGTAtatattgatttgatttctGTTGTattggttgaagctttgttaaCAGTACTAGAGTTGTTAAATCATATATATTCACCAAATTATGTCtcaatgttgttgttgctgttacTCGGTAATGGGGTTTCTTAAGGTAGACTGTTATCAAGTTcgaattttctaattttctttctgcaaattattttttgttttaggaaCTGCAATTGTATAATTTTAAGTGATTGAAAATTGGATTTggtgattctttgtttttttttcttttaatatttttattaattgccTTATACAGCTTTTTTTGTAGATTTATGTTGCTGTAATTTATGTtgaattgaaaagggttggagggtTGCTACTTCGAGCCATGAAGAACTCGGTGTGGAGCCATTTGCTGCTACTAGGGTGCTTGGAGAAATCATTCTGGAGCATATTCGTGAGATTAGTGGGTATTTCTCTTAACCCCTTTTTTGGTTTGATAAGTTGTGTGTTTATAAAATATGATAAAAGTGGCTGTAAGAATATtgattttttgggaattttttgtCAAGGTCGTTTGAATTAACTGCAGGGAATACTTTGCCTTTGGGTTGTATATTTTAccaatttaagtttttaattaaggCGAGTTGGTGGTGTTAATTTATATCTTGGGTAAATGATTTAGTTcgttatttttattgtttaaattAGTTCATATGAATATTGATTTCTATTCGACATTAAATTATATCTTGGATAAGCTGCAAGTATATATTTGTCAAGAatactaattaatta
This Pyrus communis chromosome 6, drPyrComm1.1, whole genome shotgun sequence DNA region includes the following protein-coding sequences:
- the LOC137736194 gene encoding uncharacterized protein, which produces MFGFPSRLSPLSSHLGKEEGWKSRTLPFASTDFSSSLPSRNPSLRKRISGFFLVSRGTTIQGFTRSFVLQARITHQDIAGHDGTIRTRDMQGWRVATSSHEELGVEPFAATRVLGEIILEHIREISGVSNWEKENDPNGSKAEHGVNERMRILCSVDLGRGWSII